The following coding sequences are from one Beggiatoa alba B18LD window:
- a CDS encoding roadblock/LC7 domain-containing protein: MADINDICSEIVRNVDGALGCAVVDLNSGLLLGVSHNVPYFTQSYLDAVAAAAVDMFRGRTVTAVEDMISNMRGSPKKHMIKEVQMTTDNTMHFMIVLPDKPNSLVVLVTSKKVNLGMGWSSLRMALPKLNPLCP; encoded by the coding sequence ATGGCAGACATCAATGATATTTGTAGTGAAATCGTCAGAAATGTAGATGGCGCACTAGGCTGTGCAGTGGTCGATTTAAATAGTGGTTTACTGTTAGGCGTTTCTCACAACGTTCCGTATTTCACACAATCATACTTAGATGCTGTCGCAGCGGCTGCCGTTGATATGTTCCGTGGTAGAACAGTCACGGCTGTTGAAGACATGATTTCTAATATGCGCGGTAGCCCTAAAAAACACATGATTAAAGAAGTGCAAATGACAACTGATAACACCATGCATTTTATGATTGTGTTACCTGATAAACCTAATTCTCTCGTTGTGTTAGTAACCAGTAAAAAAGTGAATTTAGGGATGGGTTGGTCTTCCTTACGGATGGCGTTACCTAAATTAAATCCTTTATGTCCTTAG
- the truB gene encoding tRNA pseudouridine(55) synthase TruB: protein MSKPRRPRRSVHGIILLDKPLGISSNHALQQVKHLFQAEKAGHTGSLDNLATGLLPICLGEATKLSSFLLDADKQYRAECTLGKTTRTGDAEGEILQTRSTANIDLAHIQAVIPQFLGEIQQVPPMYSALKHQGQPLYSLARQGKTIERQARPVTIYAIDIIDFQENRLTLDVRCSKGTYIRTLAEDIGEALGCGAYISALHRTGVGQYHELLAMDVLTQASTQGFAALDSYLRPLYTALPLWSVVCLSATQADAIQHGQAVTVAHDYPIHQWVKLQTTLTPSCDKTDFLGLGEVLSDGRIAPRRVFNWEMDKNN from the coding sequence ATGAGTAAACCGCGTCGTCCACGTCGTTCTGTACACGGCATTATTTTGTTAGATAAACCGTTAGGAATTAGCTCTAATCATGCCTTGCAACAGGTTAAACATTTATTTCAAGCAGAAAAAGCAGGACATACAGGCAGTTTAGATAATTTAGCGACAGGTTTATTGCCGATTTGTTTAGGAGAAGCGACAAAATTATCAAGTTTTCTGTTAGATGCGGATAAACAGTATCGAGCCGAATGTACGTTAGGGAAAACGACCCGTACAGGGGATGCAGAAGGCGAGATTTTACAGACGCGGTCAACAGCTAATATTGATTTGGCTCATATTCAGGCAGTTATCCCCCAGTTTTTAGGCGAAATTCAGCAAGTTCCGCCCATGTATTCGGCGTTAAAACATCAAGGGCAACCGCTATACAGTTTGGCGCGTCAGGGCAAAACTATTGAGCGACAAGCACGCCCCGTTACGATTTATGCAATAGATATTATTGATTTTCAAGAAAATCGTTTAACGTTAGATGTTCGTTGTTCGAAAGGAACTTATATTCGTACCTTAGCGGAAGATATTGGGGAAGCATTAGGCTGTGGTGCGTATATCAGTGCGTTGCACCGTACTGGGGTTGGGCAATATCATGAATTATTAGCGATGGACGTGCTGACGCAGGCAAGTACGCAAGGTTTCGCTGCGTTGGATAGTTACCTACGCCCCTTATATACAGCCTTGCCTTTATGGTCTGTGGTTTGTTTATCGGCGACACAAGCTGATGCTATCCAACATGGGCAGGCGGTGACTGTTGCACATGACTATCCAATTCATCAATGGGTTAAGTTGCAGACGACGTTAACGCCCAGTTGTGACAAAACGGATTTTCTTGGCTTAGGTGAAGTGTTAAGTGATGGGCGAATTGCGCCAAGACGTGTTTTTAATTGGGAGATGGACAAAAATAACTAG
- a CDS encoding ATP-binding protein: MENKFFISLRFRMIAMILLGVVPPMLIAILFASSQAAQIIRQEAKENLMLRATSLADSVTRWDEMNVKSLMTLSQNAAFTTMEAEKQIPSLSAIYRVYPEIYGTAVVKSNGLNFTSGTGIVHRNPINLSHREWFQGALEGHDITRSAQISRTYEQPAVTFSSPVRSIPTLLRGDKGELVSQLQTKLKEIPYYKNQIEVTGIYDKATEDTVRTYQMDYPGLIATGIADPLTLELLGIIKQWEEKKVPPPDRPIIGVAVVLTFLTELGKAVGAVRLGHTGYAFMVDEKGRVLAHPEAKYVTGDELTDFSKHPAVQHILIGNSGLYAFIDENNVSWLSHGLRIANGWSVIALQQESEVLEREQFFWRLSLIVALIAVLIVCAFTWLLANRLLKPITGLTTAATKLAEGDWQQSVDVKSNDEIGILANTFNQMAKQLRVSFSILDAKREEAQKAREAAEEANKVKSMFVANMTHELRTPLNAIIGYSEMLQEEAADMGMEDFIPDLKKIDSAGRHLLALINDVLDFSKVEAGKMELYLETFSINMMIQDVIFTIQPLIEKNQNALEVTSPEELGMMHSDVTKVRQCLFNLLSNASKFTENGKIFLSVESYQVDALDWIRFRVTDTGIGMTPEQTSKLFRAFMQADSSTTRKYGGTGLGLVITRQFCQMMGGDVIVESEFGKGSTFIIELPTQLKDKEPESDETSA; the protein is encoded by the coding sequence ATGGAAAATAAATTTTTCATCAGTTTACGCTTCCGTATGATAGCAATGATATTACTCGGTGTAGTTCCACCTATGCTGATAGCAATATTATTTGCCAGTTCGCAAGCGGCACAAATTATTCGGCAGGAAGCTAAAGAAAACCTGATGTTGCGTGCCACCTCTTTGGCTGATAGCGTCACACGATGGGATGAGATGAATGTCAAATCACTCATGACATTAAGTCAAAATGCCGCCTTTACCACGATGGAAGCAGAAAAGCAGATTCCGAGTCTCTCTGCCATTTATCGCGTTTACCCCGAAATTTATGGCACTGCCGTTGTTAAAAGCAATGGGCTTAACTTCACCAGCGGGACAGGCATCGTACATCGCAACCCAATCAACCTAAGCCATCGAGAATGGTTTCAAGGCGCGTTAGAAGGGCATGATATCACCCGCAGTGCCCAAATTTCTCGCACTTATGAACAGCCTGCTGTTACCTTCTCATCGCCTGTCCGTTCCATTCCAACCCTACTACGGGGAGATAAAGGTGAACTTGTCAGCCAACTACAAACGAAACTGAAAGAAATTCCCTACTATAAAAATCAAATAGAAGTCACTGGTATTTATGACAAAGCGACAGAAGACACAGTTCGCACCTATCAAATGGACTACCCTGGACTGATTGCAACAGGAATTGCCGACCCTCTCACCCTAGAACTCTTAGGTATTATCAAACAATGGGAAGAGAAAAAAGTACCACCGCCAGACCGTCCGATTATTGGCGTTGCGGTTGTTCTTACCTTCTTAACCGAATTGGGTAAAGCCGTTGGAGCAGTTCGTTTAGGTCATACAGGATATGCCTTCATGGTGGATGAAAAAGGTCGTGTTCTTGCACATCCTGAAGCGAAATATGTCACTGGCGATGAACTCACCGACTTTAGTAAACATCCTGCTGTACAACACATTCTTATAGGTAACAGTGGGTTATACGCATTTATTGATGAAAATAATGTGAGCTGGCTTTCTCATGGTCTGCGCATTGCCAATGGTTGGAGCGTAATTGCCTTACAACAAGAGTCTGAAGTATTAGAACGGGAACAATTTTTCTGGCGATTGTCTTTAATTGTTGCCCTGATTGCAGTCTTAATCGTTTGCGCTTTCACATGGTTACTGGCTAATCGCCTACTCAAACCGATTACAGGTTTAACGACTGCTGCAACAAAATTGGCAGAAGGAGACTGGCAACAAAGTGTTGATGTTAAAAGCAATGATGAAATTGGCATTCTTGCCAATACCTTCAATCAAATGGCAAAACAACTCCGTGTTTCCTTCTCTATCCTAGATGCAAAACGCGAAGAAGCACAAAAAGCCCGCGAAGCAGCCGAAGAAGCTAACAAAGTAAAAAGCATGTTTGTGGCGAATATGACCCATGAATTACGCACCCCACTCAATGCAATCATCGGCTACAGCGAAATGTTGCAAGAAGAAGCCGCCGATATGGGTATGGAAGATTTTATTCCCGACCTGAAAAAAATTGATAGCGCAGGTCGACATTTGCTCGCACTGATTAACGATGTGCTGGACTTCTCCAAAGTAGAAGCTGGAAAAATGGAGTTATATTTAGAAACTTTCTCCATTAATATGATGATTCAAGATGTTATCTTCACCATTCAACCCCTGATTGAAAAAAACCAAAATGCTTTAGAAGTCACATCTCCCGAAGAATTAGGCATGATGCACTCAGATGTCACCAAAGTGCGCCAATGCTTATTTAACTTACTCAGTAATGCCAGCAAATTCACCGAAAATGGTAAAATTTTCCTAAGCGTTGAAAGTTATCAAGTTGACGCACTGGATTGGATACGTTTCCGCGTCACAGATACAGGCATCGGCATGACACCTGAACAAACGTCAAAACTATTCCGTGCCTTTATGCAAGCAGACTCCTCAACCACTCGTAAATATGGCGGTACAGGGTTAGGCTTAGTCATTACACGACAATTCTGTCAAATGATGGGCGGAGATGTGATTGTAGAAAGCGAATTCGGTAAAGGTTCAACCTTTATCATTGAATTACCAACCCAACTCAAAGATAAAGAACCTGAAAGCGACGAAACCAGCGCGTAA
- a CDS encoding cysteine protease StiP domain-containing protein — protein sequence MIHYAPFSGSYLPTDVLLLFKPILIESLETSQVVNIRTGEPIVEPLPTEDYLTFFYQAVTHNKKKLAYHILSLAHLLHTTKSQFTLVSLARSGTPIGVLIKRTLEAVFSQTVPHYSISLIREKGIDENALRYILEQQGTNGEDIVFIDAWTGKGILTRELHKWVSLFNHHFNTCISTKLWVITNIAGGAVNSISLEDYLIPSALLKTTVSGLTSQAILHRRYVGVDDFHGCFFYQAYQQQDLSLWFVEQIMAEVNALAEHPVSYATVSAEAKILRQQENANFLEYLMRHLHIPHSSHIYPSIGGTIRVLLRHMPQKILVKRPQCIDVAAIEYLANIKQVPIEVHTEMPYQAVGIMN from the coding sequence ATGATTCATTACGCCCCTTTTTCAGGGAGTTATCTCCCAACAGATGTTTTATTATTGTTTAAGCCCATTCTGATTGAATCTCTTGAGACTTCACAGGTCGTAAACATACGTACAGGTGAGCCTATTGTAGAGCCGTTACCAACGGAAGATTATTTAACATTTTTTTATCAAGCTGTTACGCATAATAAGAAAAAGTTAGCGTATCACATTTTAAGTTTGGCGCATTTACTCCACACGACAAAATCACAGTTTACGTTAGTCTCTTTAGCCCGTTCTGGCACTCCTATCGGTGTTTTAATCAAACGAACCTTAGAGGCTGTGTTTAGTCAAACAGTTCCCCATTATTCAATATCGCTGATTCGTGAAAAAGGCATCGATGAAAATGCATTAAGATATATTTTGGAACAACAGGGGACAAATGGAGAGGATATTGTTTTTATTGATGCGTGGACGGGGAAGGGGATTTTAACCCGCGAATTGCATAAATGGGTTTCATTGTTTAATCATCATTTTAATACCTGTATTTCTACAAAATTGTGGGTTATTACGAATATTGCAGGCGGCGCGGTTAATTCGATTAGTTTGGAAGATTATTTAATTCCATCAGCATTGTTAAAAACGACGGTTAGCGGTTTAACCAGTCAGGCAATTTTGCATCGTCGTTATGTAGGCGTTGATGATTTTCATGGCTGTTTTTTTTATCAGGCTTACCAACAGCAAGATTTATCATTATGGTTTGTTGAACAAATCATGGCTGAAGTTAACGCATTAGCAGAACATCCCGTCAGTTATGCAACCGTCAGTGCAGAGGCAAAAATATTGCGTCAACAAGAAAATGCGAATTTCTTAGAATATTTAATGCGCCATCTCCATATTCCACACAGTAGCCATATTTATCCAAGCATTGGTGGCACTATCCGTGTGTTATTACGCCATATGCCTCAAAAAATTTTGGTCAAGCGACCACAATGTATAGATGTTGCTGCAATTGAGTATTTAGCAAATATAAAACAAGTGCCTATTGAAGTTCATACCGAGATGCCCTATCAGGCTGTCGGCATTATGAATTAA
- the rbfA gene encoding 30S ribosome-binding factor RbfA gives MPKEYKRTQRVGEMIQRDLADIIRRDINDSSLGMITIASVDVSPDLKYAKVYISLLANKREPAEVVALLNQAAGSLRHELAQRLTIRVTPRLHFIHDGTVEYALQLSHLIDSVVPSPLADGETDADNANNPSNDKHE, from the coding sequence ATGCCAAAAGAATACAAACGTACTCAACGTGTTGGTGAAATGATTCAACGCGATTTAGCGGACATTATCCGCCGCGATATTAATGATAGCAGTTTAGGCATGATTACTATTGCGAGTGTAGATGTTTCCCCAGATTTAAAATATGCAAAGGTTTACATCAGTTTATTAGCCAATAAGCGCGAGCCAGCGGAAGTCGTTGCTCTGTTAAATCAAGCCGCAGGGAGTTTGCGCCATGAATTAGCGCAACGCTTAACCATTCGTGTCACGCCACGCTTGCATTTTATCCATGATGGTACGGTTGAGTATGCGTTACAACTGTCTCATTTGATTGACTCCGTTGTGCCGTCACCACTCGCAGATGGAGAGACAGACGCAGATAACGCCAACAATCCCAGCAACGATAAACACGAGTAG
- a CDS encoding YciK family oxidoreductase translates to MMDYTPAPDLLKNRVILITGAGDGIGRASARTFAQHGATVILLGRTTRKLEAVYDEIEQAGYPQPAIYPMNLEGASPKDYEDLVTTLDREFGRLDGLLHNAGLLGALAPIENADINLWYKVIQVNLNAPFLLTRACLGLLKKSTDASIVFTSSSVGRKGRAYWGAYSASKFAVEGLMQTLADELAANTAIRVNSINPGATRTAMRAAAFPAEDPNTLKTAEEIMSVYLYLMGADSLGVTGQALNAQ, encoded by the coding sequence ATGATGGATTATACACCTGCTCCCGATTTGTTGAAAAATCGTGTCATTTTAATTACAGGTGCGGGGGATGGCATAGGGCGAGCGAGTGCGCGGACTTTTGCGCAGCATGGGGCAACTGTTATTTTATTGGGACGCACAACCCGTAAGTTAGAAGCAGTTTATGACGAAATAGAGCAAGCAGGGTATCCCCAACCTGCGATTTATCCAATGAATTTAGAGGGAGCAAGTCCAAAAGACTATGAGGATTTAGTCACAACGCTAGATCGTGAGTTTGGGCGTTTGGATGGGCTTTTGCATAATGCAGGATTACTTGGTGCTTTAGCACCGATAGAAAATGCGGACATTAATCTGTGGTATAAGGTCATACAGGTTAATTTAAACGCGCCTTTTTTATTGACACGAGCCTGTTTAGGGTTATTAAAGAAGTCGACTGATGCCTCTATTGTTTTTACCTCTTCTAGTGTAGGGCGGAAAGGTCGGGCTTATTGGGGGGCATATTCTGCATCGAAATTTGCAGTTGAAGGTTTAATGCAGACTTTAGCGGATGAGTTAGCTGCTAATACGGCTATTCGGGTCAATAGTATTAATCCTGGTGCGACACGGACGGCAATGCGTGCGGCAGCTTTTCCCGCTGAAGACCCTAATACGTTAAAAACAGCGGAGGAGATTATGTCCGTTTATTTATATTTGATGGGGGCTGATAGTCTAGGGGTAACAGGACAGGCTTTAAATGCGCAATAG
- the infB gene encoding translation initiation factor IF-2: MAEVTVKQFADVVGIPLERLLNQLGEAGLPTKNADDNINDREKLQLLTHLRQLHGKDVEKPVAPHSSGGNSSEPNKITLTRKTVSEIRVPSATQGGRAKTVSVEVRKKRTYVKRPAGDDEPKITQFIQQEKLDAAQRDVEAEIRRQEEAESRRKQETAEKVRLEAEEKQRREVQARKQTQEKPAHERVTAPAQANAVATPQTATPPAQTSPSMSSSHQPQVQVIAKNTVTVEVRAEKTEKTARPTENRGQGQQRTNHHNRSQQQTTSTGTNANRSERQERTEQTRQPQATQAQQPQNTAKKATDAKRKPPVAAPIIPTVDDSDDDEILNLVDEERLGKGGKQNKVARPSKVVSKDKGGREGKSAPSGRERDDRPTKHERQQDDVGGKHRKKQKKVGKFDQPLHGFNKPTAPIIREVSIPETITVADLAQKMSVKAAEVIKVMIKLGSMVTINQILDQTTAAVLVEEMGHTPKLLKENALEEEVMQTQLEGHHTTRAPVVTIMGHVDHGKTSLLDYIRVAKVAAGEAGGITQHIGAYHVDTPRGTICFLDTPGHAAFTAMRARGAKATDIVVLVVAADDGVMPQTIEAIQHAKAAKVPIVVAVNKIDKPQADPDRVKQELSGYEVVSEEWGGDTMFVSVSAKTGQGIDNLLEAILLQAEVLELTTVVDGAARGVVIESRLDKGRGVVATVLVQSGTLRRGDILLTGQEFGKVRALIDEHGKPIEAAGPSVPVEVLGLSGMPSAGDEAIVVADERKAREIALFRQGKFREVKLARQQAAKLENMFSQMQTGQVNTLTIVLKTDVGGSLEALQDSLIKLSTDEVKVNIIGSGVGAITESDVNLAIASNAILIGFNVRADNTARRIISEEEVDLHYYSVIYEAIDEVKKALGGMLAPEVKEVIIGLAEARQVFRVSKVGTIAGCLVTEGVIKRQCPIRVLRNNVVVFEGELDSLRRFKDDVNEVKAGTECGIGVKNFNDLQEGDQIEVYDKVTIQRKL, translated from the coding sequence ATGGCTGAAGTGACAGTAAAACAATTTGCAGATGTGGTGGGGATTCCGCTAGAACGTCTATTAAACCAATTAGGCGAAGCAGGATTACCTACGAAAAACGCCGACGACAATATTAACGACCGTGAAAAATTGCAACTGCTAACCCATTTGCGCCAGTTACACGGCAAAGATGTTGAAAAACCCGTTGCCCCACACAGTAGCGGTGGAAACAGCAGTGAACCGAATAAAATCACCCTCACCCGTAAAACCGTCAGCGAAATTCGCGTGCCTAGTGCTACACAAGGCGGACGTGCTAAAACAGTTAGCGTAGAAGTACGGAAAAAACGTACTTACGTTAAACGCCCAGCGGGAGATGATGAGCCAAAAATCACCCAGTTTATTCAACAAGAAAAATTAGACGCGGCGCAACGGGATGTAGAAGCTGAAATCCGTCGCCAAGAAGAAGCTGAATCCCGTCGTAAACAAGAAACGGCAGAAAAAGTCCGCCTTGAAGCGGAAGAAAAACAACGGCGCGAAGTTCAAGCGCGTAAACAAACACAGGAAAAACCAGCGCACGAGCGAGTAACAGCACCTGCTCAAGCGAATGCGGTTGCTACCCCCCAAACCGCAACACCGCCCGCTCAAACTAGCCCATCCATGTCTAGCAGTCATCAACCGCAAGTACAAGTCATTGCAAAAAACACGGTTACGGTAGAAGTTCGCGCGGAAAAAACAGAAAAAACGGCTCGCCCAACAGAAAATAGAGGACAAGGGCAACAACGGACAAATCATCACAACCGTTCACAGCAACAAACAACTTCTACGGGAACAAACGCAAATCGTTCAGAACGTCAAGAACGCACAGAACAAACACGTCAGCCCCAAGCAACCCAAGCCCAACAACCACAAAACACGGCAAAAAAAGCAACGGATGCTAAACGAAAACCGCCTGTTGCAGCTCCGATTATCCCCACTGTCGACGATAGTGATGATGACGAAATCCTTAACTTAGTTGATGAGGAACGTTTAGGCAAAGGGGGTAAACAAAATAAAGTAGCACGCCCCAGCAAAGTCGTCAGCAAAGATAAAGGCGGACGTGAAGGTAAATCAGCCCCAAGCGGACGTGAACGCGATGACCGCCCGACTAAACACGAACGTCAACAAGATGATGTAGGTGGTAAACACCGTAAAAAACAGAAAAAAGTCGGCAAATTTGACCAACCCTTACACGGCTTTAATAAACCAACTGCGCCTATCATCCGTGAAGTCAGTATTCCCGAAACGATTACTGTCGCTGATTTAGCACAAAAGATGTCAGTTAAAGCGGCTGAAGTCATCAAAGTCATGATTAAACTTGGCAGCATGGTCACGATTAACCAAATCTTAGACCAAACCACCGCTGCTGTTTTAGTCGAGGAAATGGGACATACGCCTAAACTGCTGAAAGAAAATGCCCTCGAAGAAGAGGTCATGCAAACCCAATTAGAAGGTCATCACACCACCCGTGCCCCTGTTGTCACCATCATGGGACACGTTGACCATGGGAAAACCTCTCTACTCGACTATATCCGTGTTGCCAAAGTGGCTGCAGGGGAAGCAGGCGGGATTACACAACATATCGGTGCTTACCACGTTGACACCCCACGCGGAACGATTTGCTTCTTAGACACCCCAGGTCATGCTGCCTTTACCGCTATGCGGGCGCGGGGTGCGAAAGCAACAGATATTGTCGTGCTGGTCGTTGCGGCTGATGATGGCGTGATGCCTCAAACCATTGAAGCAATTCAACACGCTAAAGCGGCAAAAGTGCCCATTGTCGTCGCTGTCAACAAAATTGATAAACCACAAGCCGACCCAGACCGGGTGAAACAAGAATTATCAGGATATGAAGTTGTCTCTGAAGAGTGGGGCGGCGATACCATGTTTGTCAGCGTGTCCGCAAAAACAGGGCAAGGCATTGATAACCTTTTAGAAGCTATATTATTACAAGCAGAAGTTTTAGAACTGACAACGGTTGTTGATGGGGCAGCCCGTGGGGTTGTGATTGAATCCCGCTTAGATAAAGGACGCGGCGTTGTTGCAACTGTTCTCGTTCAAAGTGGTACTTTACGCCGTGGTGATATTCTACTGACGGGGCAAGAATTTGGTAAAGTACGCGCATTAATTGATGAGCATGGAAAACCCATTGAAGCAGCAGGACCTTCTGTTCCTGTAGAAGTCTTAGGCTTATCAGGGATGCCAAGCGCAGGCGATGAAGCTATTGTCGTTGCTGACGAACGTAAAGCCCGTGAAATTGCCTTATTCCGTCAAGGGAAATTCCGTGAGGTCAAACTGGCCCGCCAACAAGCTGCAAAACTTGAGAACATGTTCTCACAAATGCAGACAGGTCAAGTCAATACCCTGACTATCGTCTTAAAAACCGATGTGGGTGGCTCTCTCGAAGCGTTACAAGATTCCTTAATTAAACTTTCTACCGATGAAGTCAAAGTGAATATTATCGGTAGCGGCGTTGGTGCAATTACCGAATCAGACGTAAACCTTGCGATTGCCTCTAATGCCATTCTAATAGGCTTTAACGTCCGCGCCGATAATACGGCACGACGGATTATCAGCGAAGAAGAAGTCGACCTGCACTACTACAGCGTGATTTACGAAGCCATAGACGAAGTGAAGAAAGCTTTAGGTGGTATGTTAGCCCCTGAAGTCAAAGAAGTTATTATCGGTCTGGCTGAAGCACGTCAAGTTTTCCGTGTTTCTAAAGTCGGCACGATTGCGGGCTGTTTAGTTACCGAAGGGGTGATTAAACGTCAATGTCCGATTCGTGTTTTACGGAATAATGTTGTGGTGTTTGAAGGTGAACTTGATTCATTACGTCGCTTTAAAGATGATGTTAATGAAGTCAAAGCAGGGACAGAATGCGGTATCGGTGTTAAGAACTTCAATGATTTACAAGAAGGCGATCAGATTGAAGTTTACGATAAAGTCACCATTCAACGGAAGTTATAA
- the nusA gene encoding transcription termination factor NusA: protein MNKEILQVVEVVSNEKGVSKNTIFEALECALASATKKRYSNEIDVRVTINRQTGDYQTVRRWIVVESEIQRPEQQAKQISFADAQKKDNQLTIGDYWEEQIESVNFDRIGAQTAKQVIVQKIREAERALIIDAYASRQGEIISGIVKRIEKGNIIVDVGSNTEAMIPRDELIPREAVRTNDRIRGFLKSVRFEQRGPQLFLNRTSPDFLKALFTVEVPEIGEGLIEIISAARDPGLRAKIAVRSKDARLDPVGACIGMRRSRVQAVMNELCGEKIDIILWDENPAQFVINAMSPAEVVSIILDEDAHSMDVAVKEEQLSQAIGKGGQNVKLASQLTGWTLNVMTESQAEQKNEAEMQVLRNMFVQKLDIEGEIADILVREGFSSLEEVAYVPLSEMLEIEEFDEDLVKELRNRAKDALVTNAIAEEETLSDAQPAEDLANMEGMDSELAKRLASHGIISMDDLAEQSVDDLMSVSGVDKARASTLIMQARAPWFEQEKQ, encoded by the coding sequence ATGAATAAAGAAATCCTACAAGTTGTAGAAGTGGTTTCCAATGAAAAGGGCGTGAGCAAAAATACAATTTTTGAAGCCTTAGAATGTGCTTTAGCAAGTGCCACTAAGAAACGTTACAGCAATGAAATCGATGTGCGCGTTACCATCAACCGCCAAACAGGCGATTATCAAACCGTTCGCCGTTGGATAGTGGTCGAAAGCGAAATACAACGCCCTGAACAACAAGCAAAACAAATTAGTTTTGCGGATGCCCAGAAAAAAGATAATCAATTGACCATTGGCGACTATTGGGAAGAACAAATCGAATCTGTGAACTTTGACCGCATTGGCGCGCAAACGGCCAAACAAGTCATCGTGCAAAAAATTCGCGAAGCAGAACGCGCACTCATTATCGATGCATACGCCAGCCGTCAAGGCGAAATTATCAGCGGTATCGTAAAACGCATCGAAAAGGGCAATATCATCGTCGACGTTGGTAGCAACACTGAGGCAATGATACCCCGTGATGAACTGATACCCCGCGAAGCCGTCCGTACTAATGACCGCATTCGTGGTTTTTTAAAGAGCGTTCGCTTTGAACAACGAGGGCCTCAACTTTTTTTAAATCGCACCTCCCCCGACTTTCTAAAAGCCTTATTCACTGTAGAAGTGCCCGAAATTGGCGAAGGACTGATCGAAATCATCAGTGCCGCCCGTGATCCTGGTTTACGTGCTAAAATTGCGGTGCGCAGCAAAGATGCCCGCTTAGACCCTGTTGGTGCCTGTATTGGAATGCGTCGCTCACGGGTTCAAGCGGTTATGAATGAACTCTGTGGCGAAAAAATTGATATTATTCTATGGGATGAAAATCCTGCGCAATTCGTAATCAATGCCATGTCACCTGCGGAAGTAGTCTCCATCATACTTGATGAAGATGCCCACAGCATGGATGTCGCCGTAAAAGAAGAGCAACTTTCTCAAGCAATTGGAAAAGGCGGACAAAATGTTAAGCTCGCCAGCCAACTCACAGGCTGGACACTCAACGTGATGACCGAATCCCAAGCAGAACAAAAAAACGAAGCAGAAATGCAAGTGTTACGTAACATGTTCGTGCAAAAACTAGACATAGAAGGAGAAATCGCTGATATCCTCGTACGTGAAGGCTTCTCTAGCCTTGAAGAAGTCGCCTACGTACCACTGAGCGAAATGTTAGAAATCGAAGAATTTGACGAAGACTTAGTAAAAGAACTACGCAATCGGGCAAAAGACGCGCTCGTAACTAACGCAATTGCCGAAGAAGAAACCCTAAGCGATGCACAACCTGCCGAAGACCTTGCTAATATGGAAGGCATGGACAGTGAACTTGCTAAACGCTTAGCCAGTCACGGCATCATCAGCATGGATGATTTAGCCGAACAATCGGTCGACGACTTAATGAGTGTAAGCGGAGTCGATAAAGCCCGCGCTAGCACATTAATCATGCAAGCCCGTGCCCCTTGGTTTGAACAGGAAAAACAATAA
- the rimP gene encoding ribosome maturation factor RimP, whose translation MFDTKLQALLEPTVTALGYELVGVDRLSQGLSRGILLRIYIDSAVGITLDDCERVSNQVSGVLDVEDPIKSHYTLEVSSPGLDRPLFTLEHFTRFIGRHVNIRLTKPLGTRRNFVGLLENVQDQQILLVVEGTAYSLPYEQIDKARLVPEELNFAKH comes from the coding sequence ATGTTTGATACGAAGTTACAAGCGTTATTAGAACCCACCGTTACCGCACTCGGTTATGAATTAGTTGGCGTGGATCGTCTCTCTCAAGGATTAAGCCGTGGGATTTTACTGCGCATTTACATTGACAGCGCGGTAGGCATCACCCTAGACGATTGTGAACGTGTGAGTAATCAAGTGAGTGGGGTGCTTGATGTTGAAGACCCCATTAAAAGTCATTACACCCTAGAAGTTTCTTCGCCTGGTTTAGATAGACCCCTATTCACCCTCGAACACTTTACCCGTTTTATTGGTCGCCACGTGAATATTCGCTTAACAAAGCCCTTAGGCACACGGCGAAATTTCGTCGGTTTGCTTGAAAATGTGCAAGACCAACAAATTCTACTCGTGGTAGAAGGGACAGCGTACAGCCTGCCTTACGAACAGATAGACAAAGCACGCCTAGTGCCTGAAGAACTCAACTTTGCAAAACATTAA